A stretch of the Xyrauchen texanus isolate HMW12.3.18 chromosome 20, RBS_HiC_50CHRs, whole genome shotgun sequence genome encodes the following:
- the LOC127660311 gene encoding uncharacterized protein LOC127660311 — MPPVLLSDRRRCTIGCGCSSPRMARRVTVRVPSVELDRANTTEGSGAGHVMILIAPFWPGDCGLRRSRNCSTTSRGRYQRRRDLLSQALGKFSIPPSEISSLGLARERLNLSAAGLPPKVIETIQNARAASTRSLYDLKWRVFEEWCADKNIVPFLCSVSNVLSFLQDLLDKGRAFSTVKVYLSAISACHVGIDSGTIGRHPLVCRFMRGARRLHPVSKPLVPPWDLSVVLNALSKAPFEPIDSIVLKLLALKTALLLALTTAKRVSELQALSVHPSCMMFAPDGQRALFRTNPAFVPKVLDHADTVRAVDLPAFHPPPFSSPEEERLHCLCPVRTLYMYVQRTRTLRKSNQLFVSWADSFKGKPISRQRLSHWMVEAIVLCYNSMNMEPPVGLRAHSTRGMSTSWALFKGISIQEICAAASWSSPHTFIRFYRLDVTEPSLAHSVLGVSSQRV, encoded by the coding sequence ATGCCCCCTGTTCTTCTCTCTGACCGGAGACGATGCACCATTGGGTGTGGATGCTCTAGCCCACGAATGGCCAGACGTGTTACTGTACGCGTTCCCTCCGTTGAGCTTGATCGAGCCAACACTACGGAGGGTTCGGGAGCCGGACATGTTATGATTCTGATCGCACCGTTCTGGCCGGGAGACTGTGGATTGCGGAGATCGCGCAACTGCTCCACAACCAGCCGTGGCCGTTACCAACGCCGCagagatctcctctcgcaagcacTGGGGAAATTTTCCATCCCTCCCTCAGAAATTAGCTCTCTGGGCCTGGCCCGTGAGAGGTTGAATCTGAGCGCAGCCGGGCTACCTCCGAAGGTGATTGAGACGATTCAGAACGCGAGGGCTGCCTCGACTCGTTCTTTATATGATCTCAAATGGAGAGTTTTTGAGGAATGGTGTGCTGACAAGAACATTGTTCCTTTCTTGTGCTCTGTGTCGAACGTGTTGAGTTTCCTTCAGGACCTCCTGGATAAGGGCAGAGCCTTCTCCACGGTTAAGGTTTATTTGTCCGCTATATCAGCGTGTCATGTGGGTATTGACTCGGGTACCATCGGCCGACACCCACTAGTCTGTCGATTCATGAGAGGGGCACGCAGGCTACACCCGGTGTCAAAGCCACTGGTCCCGCCATGGGATTTGTCGGTAGTACTGAACGCGCTCTCAAAAGCTCCGTTTGAACCCATTGATAGCATTGTCTTAAAGCTGCTCGCTTTGAAGACTGCTTTGTTACTGGCTCTTACAACGGCAAAGAGGGTCAGTGAACTACAGGCTTTATCGGTTCATCCCTCATGTATGATGTTCGCCCCTGATGGTCAAAGAGCTCTTTTCAGGACTAATCCGGCGTTCGTGCCCAAAGTACTGGATCACGCGGATACAGTAAGAGCGGTTGACTTGCCAGCTTTTCATCCACCTCCTTTTTCTTCACCAGAGGAGGAGAGGTTACACTGTTTATGTCCGGTTCGTACGCTGTACATGTATGTACAGAGAACCCGCACATTGCGGAAAAGTAACCAGCTGTTTGTATCATGGGCTGACTCTTTTAAGGGAAAGCCTATATCACGGCAACGTCTTTCCCATTGGATGGTAGAGGCTATTGTGTTATGCTATAACAGCATGAACATGGAGCCCCCAGTAGGTCTGCGAGCGCATTCTACAAGGGGAATGTCTACATCCTGGGCTCTATTTAAGGGTATATCGATTCAAGAAATTTGCGCGGCAGccagctggtcctctccgcacacatttatACGTTTTTATAGATTGGATGTTACAGAGCCATCTCTGGCGCACTCAGTTCTGGGAGTAAGTAGCCAGAGGGTGTGA